Genomic window (Tissierellales bacterium):
TGGTTCTGTACCAGTAAATGTTGGACAACCTACTATTAGAGTAAAGTCCTTAACAGTAGGCGGAAGAAAGGGGGAGGAATAATTTGAAGTATAGAAGTCTTATTAATACTATTTTTGAAAAAAGTAAAGACAAAATGGATAATATGGAAGTATATATAGAAAACAATAATAAAGTAGAAATTAAAGTATTTAAAGGGGAAATAGACGATTACACAGTTTCAGAAAGTGGTGGTTTATCTTTTAGAGGTAATTTTGAAGATGAAATAGGCTATGCTTATACAGAAAAATTGGATGAATCATCTGTAGATATGCTTATTGAAGATGCTATAGAAAATGGAAAACATATTGATGCAGAAGATAAAGAAGAAATATTTGCTGGTTCAGAAACTTATGAAGATTTTAATAATTATAATGATGATTTAGATAAAATTTCCCTAGAAGAAAAGATTCAGTTTGTTAAAGAATTAGAGGAAGAGGCTTATAAATTAGATGATAGAGTAGAAACAGTAGCTTGGTGTTCTTATACTGAAGTGGAAAACGAAAGATATTTAGTAAATACTAAAGGGATAAATTTGAAGGATAAAATGAATGTGGGAATTTCCTCCATATCAGTAATAGTAAAAGAAGGGGAAGATACAAAAACTGGTGCTTATCAAGTAATATCCAGTGATTATTCTAAGTTTAATCCTAAAGAAATGGCAAAGGAAGCTGTTAATGAAGCAGTTTCTATGCTTGGGGCTAGTACTATAAAATCTGGAGAATATCCTGTAGTATTTAGGAATGATGTATTCGCAAATATACTGGGAATGTTCACTCCAATATTTTCTGCAGAAAATGTAGATAAAGGAATATCTTTATTAAAAGATAAAATAAATGAGAAAGTCTCTACCTCTAAAGTAACTATAGTAGATGATCCTTTCTTAGAAGATGGTATAGAATCTAAATACTTTGACTCTGAAGGTACAGCAACTAGTTATAGAGAAATTGTAGATGAAGGTATATTAAAAACTTATCTATATAATTGGAAAGCTGCAAAGAAATCAGGGGTAGAATCTACTGGAAATGCAAAGAGAGACTCCTATAAATCCTCTATATCTATAGCACCAAATAACTTATACATTTTAGATAGAGATAATACTTTGGACCAATTAATAGAAAGTATAGAAAAAGGTCTTATGATTATAAATGTAGAGGGACTACATTCAGGATTAGATCCAGTATCAGGAGATTATTCCCTTTCAGCTTATGGTTATGAAATAGAAGATGGTAAAATTAAAAGGCCAGTAAATCAAATAACAATTGCAGGAAATTTCTTTGAAACCCTAATGGATATAGAAGATGTAGGTAATGATCTAAAATTTGAAATACCATTTATAGGTGGCTATGTAGGTTCCCCATCAGTAAAAGTTAAGAAGATATCTGTTGCAGGGGATTAATATGATTTTAAACATTATAATGGAAAAATAGTGTAAGGAGCTAATAATAAATTGGCTCCTTATCCTATATTAACTTTAAAAATATAGTAGGTTTATTTGACTTTATTGAAAGTGAATATGCTTAATGGTAAAATAGAGGTAATCGGAGTATGCAGGGTGTGGTTACCACCTCATTTCGGATGAAAGGAGGTGGTATGAATACATACGAGGCATGATCATTAATGATTATGTTTTCTATGTTTGTAATGTCGCTAATCTCCTTAATTATCAATCTTTTAAGGATAGTAAAGGAAAAAAATAATCACCCTGTAATGCACTACAGGGTGATTAGTCTAAAATAATCACTCGGTGGCAATCGAATTACGCGAATCC
Coding sequences:
- a CDS encoding TldD/PmbA family protein translates to MKYRSLINTIFEKSKDKMDNMEVYIENNNKVEIKVFKGEIDDYTVSESGGLSFRGNFEDEIGYAYTEKLDESSVDMLIEDAIENGKHIDAEDKEEIFAGSETYEDFNNYNDDLDKISLEEKIQFVKELEEEAYKLDDRVETVAWCSYTEVENERYLVNTKGINLKDKMNVGISSISVIVKEGEDTKTGAYQVISSDYSKFNPKEMAKEAVNEAVSMLGASTIKSGEYPVVFRNDVFANILGMFTPIFSAENVDKGISLLKDKINEKVSTSKVTIVDDPFLEDGIESKYFDSEGTATSYREIVDEGILKTYLYNWKAAKKSGVESTGNAKRDSYKSSISIAPNNLYILDRDNTLDQLIESIEKGLMIINVEGLHSGLDPVSGDYSLSAYGYEIEDGKIKRPVNQITIAGNFFETLMDIEDVGNDLKFEIPFIGGYVGSPSVKVKKISVAGD